Proteins encoded within one genomic window of Anopheles gambiae chromosome 3, idAnoGambNW_F1_1, whole genome shotgun sequence:
- the LOC133393235 gene encoding LOW QUALITY PROTEIN: pH-sensitive chloride channel 2-like (The sequence of the model RefSeq protein was modified relative to this genomic sequence to represent the inferred CDS: inserted 1 base in 1 codon) → MHSPGAAAYVFLQCLVALVAAVIAQSGADQPPTTVVEVTAHGSVSMTPPTPRSPLLNETELVELNQPGSTAVFVALPTNPPTVSVDSSSTSTVASTQEPTSTTERTMSPEEIQKLLLPPATVEADILHVNATDDNRPDAKSSGKDSECPTLEGADHLSQTQLLTRLTHVCRYDRLERPKRESINGTNGPVKVYARAYIYFMQNLEAHDLQFKIHALLQFRYVDPRLVFREVAPNRTKPIMGEQSLRDLLWVPHVFLANERSSDILGTAEKDILTSISPDGTVIVSTRISATLYCWMNLQKFPFDEQHCSTVLESWMYNEDDLVLLWEHKSPVTLAPELHLTEYVLLEMFTNETVINADLSDLRHGAFAGNYSSLSFTVHLAREMGFYMMDYFIPSIMLVAISWVTFWLQADQSAPRITLGTSTMLTFITLASAQGKTLPKVSYIKASEIWFLGCTGFIFGSLVEFAFVNTIWRRKRNVEVKKVNSKHVLKQAITPRPARKDMSGLHKSHSCTSLADSATTVSANSFNNYLTVHVSIXDQCVLFLVNTICLTIILSFTQKSIPQKSPSSATLPIISTTDVDRAMTEASNVTIQIEGQTSNVNGNGWTTMTPQEVAIWIDKRSRFVFPIAFVIFNIFYWTFVYYV, encoded by the exons ATGCATTCGCCGGGAGCCGCCGCGTacgtgtttctccagtgcctGGTCGCTTTGGTTGCGGCCGTGATAGCGCAGAGCGGTGCCGATCAGCCGCCCACGACAGTGGTAGAGGTGACGGCACACGGCAGCGTCAGCATGACGCCACCGACACCACGGTCACCGTTGCTGAACGAGACGGAGCTGGTGGAGCTGAACCAGCCCGGCAGTACGGCGGTGTTCGTCGCCCTACCGACCAACCCACCGACCGTTTCGGTCGACAGTTCCAGCACCTCGACGGTGGCTTCCACCCAGGAACCGACGTCCACCACCGAACGGACCATGTCGCCGGAGGAGATacagaagctgctgctgccgccggccACGGTTGAGGCGGACATCTTGCACGTGAATGCAACGGACGACAATCGGCCAGATGCCAAGTCCAGCGGCAA AGACTCTGAGTGTCCCACGCTAGAAGGAGCGGACCATCTTTCACAGACGCAACTTCTGACGCGATTAACACATGTCTGTCGGTACGATCGGCTAGAGCGTCCCAAGCGAG AATCCATCAACGGTACAAACGGCCCGGTAAAGGTGTACGCCCGTGCCTACATctattttatgcaaaatttaGAAGCACACGATTTG CAATTTAAGATACACGCACTGCTCCAGTTCCGCTACGTCGATCCGCGGTTGGTGTTCCGGGAGGTGGCACCGAACCGAACGAAACCGATCATGGGCGAACAGTCGCTGCGTGATCTGCTCTGGGTGCCGCACGTCTTCCTCGCGAACGAGCGCAGCTCCGACATACTGGGCACGGCCGAGAAGGACATCCTTACCTCGATCTCACCCGACGGTACGGTGATTGTATCGACGCGCATCAGCGCCACCCTGTACTGCTGGATGAATCTGCAGAAGTTCCCGTTCGACGAGCAGCACTGTTCCACCGTGCTGGAGAGCT GGATGTACAATGAGGACGATTTGGTGCTACTCTGGGAGCACAAATCCCCTGTAACGCTGGCTCCGGAGCTGCATCTCACCGAGTACGTGCTGCTGGAGATGTTCACCAACGAGACGGTTATCAATGCGGATCTGAGTGATCTTCGCCATGGTGCTTTCG CTGGTAACTACAGCTCGCTCAGCTTCACCGTACATCTGGCGCGCGAGATGGGCTTCTACATGATGGATTACTTCATCCCCTCGATCATGTTGGTCGCTATCTCGTGGGTCACCTTCTGGCTGCAGGCGGATCAGTCTGCGCCCCGCATTACGCTCGGCACTAGCACCATGCTGACGTTTATTACGCTAGCTTCCGCCCAAGGCAAAACGCTCCCGAAGGTCAGCTACATTAAGGCGTCCGAGATCTGGTTCCTCGGCTGTACCGGGTTCATCTTTGGCAGTTTGGTTGAGTTCGCCTTCGTCAATACGATCTGGCGCCGGAAGCGCAACGTGGAGGTGAAGAAGGTTAACAGTAAGCACGTGCTCAAGCAGGCCATCACACCGCGGCCGGCGCGCAAGGACATGAGCGGGCTGCACAAGTCACACTCCTGCACTTCGCTGGCCGACTCTGCCACGACCGTTTCGGCCAACTCCTTCAACAACTATCTAACCGTGCATGTAAGCA TAGATCAGTGCGTGCTATTCCTTGTAAATACAATATGTTTAAccattattttatcttttactCAAAAGTCCATCCCTCAAAAGAGCCCCAGCAGTGCCACCCTGCCCATCATCTCGACGACCGATGTTGATCGGGCAATGACGGAAGCCTCCAACGTTACGATCCAGATCGAGGGCCAAACGAGCAATGTGAACGGAAACGGCTGGACCACGATGACACCGCAAGAGGTGGCGATCTGGATCGACAAACGGTCACGCTTCGTCTTCCCGATCGCGTTCGTGATCTTCAACATATTCTACTGGACGTTCGTGTACTACGTTTGA
- the LOC1278991 gene encoding fatty-acid amide hydrolase 2, which yields MARNRMVVYFFTLLHLVIDKVLYLCLKWYWGPSKRRCPTLQRKRLLVTYSAVELARMIRTREVSCYDVISAFIDRLNEVNPLVNAVLDGPFIDALEEARRIDERLQQGTIGEAELAAKPFLGVPFTTKDSTAVKDRLHTLGIVARRTVRANNDAECVRLMKEAGAIIIATTSIPEINRWQETRNNIIGQTNNPYDNRRTVGGSSGGEGALLAACGTPIGLGTDIGGSIRMPAFYCGVYGHKPTTGIINTRGCSLRTGREPSTMVVAGPMTRYATDLLPLMQVLVGPEKSTSLRFDEPVDVRKLRYFYITESGDIKCSAVQPSLQKAMDRVVQHFGEIAPAGVRKVTLSGTDRTTNMWRYWMTQEPANFGTLLGNGKPLSPLVELAKKLTGRSEYTMASIYSLMDTLLPQEKEDVIKELTRRCDQELTELLGDDGVLFYHSTTHAAPYHYGAFVNVYNFSYWCLFNVLHVPATQVPLGLDGDGLPLGIQVVASRNRDRHCLAVAEEIERVFNGRIPPFIVD from the exons atGGCACGGAACCGCATGGTCGTGTACTTCTTCACCCTGCTGCACCTGGTGATCGACAAGGTGCTGTACCTGTGTCTGAAATGGTACTGGGGCCCAAGCAAGCGGCGCTGCCCGACTCTGCAGCGCAAGCGGCTCCTCGTCACGTACAGTGCGGTCGAGCTGGCGCGGATGATACGTACGCGCGAGGTGTCCTGTTACGATGTGATCAGCGCGTTTATCGATCGCCTCAACGAGGTCAACCCGCTGGTGAACGCCGTGCTCGACGGTCCGTTCATCGATGCGCTCGAGGAGGCGCGCCGTATCGACGAGCGGCTGCAGCAGGGCACGATCGGTGAGGCCGAACTCGCGGCGAAACCGTTCCTGGGCGTACCGTTCACGACGAAAGACAGCACGGCGGTCAAGGACCGGCTGCACACGCTCGGTATCGTCGCGAGGCGCACGGTCCGGGCGAACAACGACGCGGAGTGTGTCCGGCTGATGAAGGAGGCGGGCGCAATTATTATCGCGACCACGAGCATCCCGGAAATTAATCGATG gcaagaGACACGCAACAACATTATCGGCCAGACAAACAACCCGTACGATAATCGGCGCACGGTTGGTGGATCTAGCGGAGGGGAGGGTGCACTCCTAGCGGCTTGCGGGACACCGATCGGATTGG GAACCGACATTGGAGGTTCGATCCGCATGCCCGCCTTTTACTGTGGCGTTTACGGTCACAAGCCAACCACCGGCATCATCAACACACGCGGCTGCTCGTTGCGCACCGGGCGCGAACCCTCCACCATGGTTGTGGCCGGACCGATGACCCGCTACGCAACGGATCTGCTCCCCCTCATGCAGGTACTGGTGGGTCCGGAAAAGAGCACCAGCCTGCGCTTCGACGAACCggtcgatgtgcgcaagctgcGCTACTTCTACATCACCGAATCGGGCGACATTAAGTGCAGTGCGGTGCAACCCTCGCTACAGAAAGCGATGGACCGCGTGGTGCAGCACTTTGGCGAGATTGCACCGGCCGGTGTGCGCAAGGTAACGCTCAGCGGCACCGACCGAACGACCAACATGTGGCGCTACTGGATGACGCAGGAGCCGGCCAACTTTGGCACGCTGCTGGGCAATGGGAAACCGCTCAGCCCGCTGGTGGAGCTGGCCAAGAAGCTGACCGGCCGGAGCGAGTACACGATGGCGTCGATCTACTCGCTCATGGATACGTTGCTGCCGCAGGAAAAGGAGGACGTGATCAAGGAGCTGACGCGTCGCTGCGATCAGGAGCTAACGGAGCTGCTCGGTGACGATGGGGTACTGTTCTACCACAGCACTACGCACGCGGCACCGTACCATTACGGGGCGTTCGTGAACGTGTACAACTTTAGCTACTGGTGTCTGTTTAACGTGCTGCACGTACCGGCCACCCAGGTGCCGCTCGGGCTGGATGGGGATGGGCTACCGCTCGGCATACAGGTCGTGGCGAGTCGTAACCGGGACCGGCACTGTTTGGCGGTGGCGGAAGAGATCGAGCGCGTGTTTAACGGGCGCATTCCACCGTTCATTGTGGATTAG